The following are encoded in a window of Nibricoccus aquaticus genomic DNA:
- a CDS encoding SDR family oxidoreductase, giving the protein MSSSLAQKIVLITGASSGIGEATARHLAAQGARVVLGARRTERLEKLASEIRADGGSADYRALDVTNLADVQAFADFALKTHGRIDVIINNAGVMPLSPLAELKVDEWNRMIDVNIRGVLHGIAAVLPHMTARKGGQIINLSSIGGHRVWPTCAVYSGTKFAVRAISEGLRQETQDIRVTIISPGVVESELADTITSKATAEAMADFRKVALTPDAIARAVAYAIEQPADVDVNEIIVRPVASIH; this is encoded by the coding sequence ATGTCCTCCTCCCTCGCTCAAAAGATCGTCCTCATCACCGGCGCCAGCAGTGGCATCGGCGAAGCCACCGCCCGTCATCTCGCTGCTCAAGGGGCACGCGTTGTTCTCGGTGCACGGCGCACAGAACGTCTCGAAAAATTAGCATCTGAAATTCGCGCCGATGGCGGCAGCGCTGATTATCGCGCGCTCGATGTCACCAATCTCGCCGATGTGCAGGCGTTCGCGGACTTCGCGCTCAAGACACACGGACGCATCGATGTCATCATCAACAACGCGGGCGTGATGCCGCTCTCGCCACTGGCGGAGCTGAAGGTCGATGAGTGGAACCGGATGATCGACGTGAATATCCGCGGCGTGCTCCACGGCATTGCGGCTGTGCTGCCGCACATGACGGCGCGCAAGGGCGGGCAGATTATCAATCTCTCGTCCATCGGTGGGCACCGCGTGTGGCCGACGTGCGCGGTGTACAGTGGGACGAAGTTCGCCGTCCGGGCGATCTCGGAAGGCCTTCGCCAGGAAACACAGGATATTCGTGTGACGATCATTTCGCCTGGTGTCGTTGAGTCCGAACTCGCCGACACGATCACCTCGAAGGCGACGGCTGAGGCCATGGCGGATTTCCGGAAAGTCGCGCTCACGCCGGATGCGATCGCGCGTGCAGTTGCGTATGCGATCGAGCAACCGGCTGACGTGGATGTGAACGAGATCATCGTCCGCCCCGTCGCTAGCATTCACTGA
- a CDS encoding SDR family NAD(P)-dependent oxidoreductase, whose product MKHEKKIALVTGSSRGLGRNIALQLARSGADIVVTYRRGKAEADAVVAEIEALGRRAVALPIDVADVKSFAEFVAALKAALTSHWQRERFDFLVNNAGIGIHKPFAETTEADFDSLMNIHVKGVYFLTQKLLPLLADGGRIVNTSTGLARFSVTGYSAYAAMKGAVEVMTRYLAKELGARRISANVVAPGIIETDFTKQTLSRPGAREYMEGNIALGRVGVPDDIGGVVDFLCSEEGRWVNAQRVEASGGMFL is encoded by the coding sequence ATGAAACACGAAAAAAAGATCGCTCTCGTTACCGGGAGCAGCCGCGGGCTCGGGCGCAATATCGCTCTCCAGCTGGCTCGCTCCGGCGCGGACATCGTTGTGACTTATCGCAGGGGAAAAGCCGAAGCCGACGCGGTCGTCGCGGAGATCGAGGCGCTCGGGCGGCGGGCGGTGGCGTTGCCGATCGACGTCGCGGACGTGAAGAGTTTTGCGGAGTTCGTGGCTGCGCTAAAAGCTGCGCTGACGAGTCACTGGCAACGCGAGCGTTTCGACTTTCTCGTGAACAATGCGGGCATCGGCATTCACAAGCCGTTCGCTGAAACGACGGAGGCGGACTTCGACAGCCTCATGAACATCCATGTGAAGGGCGTTTATTTTCTCACGCAGAAGCTGCTGCCGCTGCTGGCGGATGGTGGCAGGATCGTGAATACGTCCACCGGGCTGGCGCGGTTTTCGGTGACGGGTTACTCGGCGTACGCGGCGATGAAAGGCGCGGTGGAAGTGATGACGCGTTATCTGGCGAAGGAGCTCGGTGCGCGGCGGATCAGCGCGAACGTCGTCGCTCCGGGAATCATCGAGACTGATTTCACCAAGCAAACGCTGTCCCGGCCAGGAGCGCGTGAGTATATGGAGGGCAATATCGCACTCGGGCGCGTGGGCGTGCCGGACGACATCGGCGGTGTGGTGGATTTCCTGTGCTCCGAGGAAGGGCGCTGGGTGAATGCGCAGAGAGTCGAGGCCTCGGGCGGGATGTTTCTGTGA
- a CDS encoding tetratricopeptide repeat protein yields the protein MRARLLQKILVPLLVLFTGHPTVHAKDVYGNNTSWTNSDTTIYNIQRERRAQEAVPQWWSNLGSPAPTPSWMKSEAERRAEQRLRDREAYNRYDYDSDRAPAPPPPPPKPLTYTQYLEREVLDHRDRQAQETLAFHYLSFEKPLQAIPHLEMIAFLKKSPRAGEAAYELSRIAAASGAAPDRARFQKYLTEAVALGYPPALFAQGSAWIFGDEKNGVTPAPAKGEAVLHQVIKTGDGWHSRAAGKILFKEYYLGAHLPADPAKAIAVTQRMHKITTIKAVDNDHEDRYTELLIASPGGWAEHHEEIIRSIERNFGSMLYPDKAERMTRIYLGLDEEVAAHVEPNREKAAEALRNLARLSPARALPYLSVVLEAGPQHNPAGAYQILKKLQEDNPTDPKWISLTADLLANLYGDNFEPALLQAYLASLDSPKATSAQLLGAARYFVTGGQRVRADSERGVRTYERLLSKDRYAYDEHEYTANLELHRLQLVGTAVPQQVPYALQQLEDIISNETSDTYPQRALLASVYRTGLYAPRDLARARSIVSIAAHHDYPPAEYEYAATLHAWDNPSEPLDDSDRESAFSLLKHAADTGLTEARLLLAQFYREGFGVAKDPAQALAIYEAGTATEIPAAFAGLAALRLDSSTSLHDEAAGFTAARTGADLGDITALYLAGECYLNGRGTAVDAGEAVACFHIAADNGHWPSALLAARVLVNGAPGVERDPDRAIALLELAAKENTNDIQYALGQLFRSGDLVPANEERARHWFKRAADRGHSAAADQVR from the coding sequence ATGCGCGCACGTCTCCTTCAGAAAATCCTCGTTCCCCTGCTCGTCCTCTTTACCGGCCATCCAACGGTTCACGCCAAAGACGTTTACGGCAACAACACCTCGTGGACCAACTCAGACACCACCATCTACAACATCCAGCGCGAGCGCCGCGCCCAGGAAGCCGTCCCCCAATGGTGGAGTAATCTCGGCAGCCCCGCGCCAACACCGTCGTGGATGAAATCAGAAGCCGAGCGCCGCGCCGAACAACGCCTGCGCGACCGCGAAGCGTACAACCGCTACGACTATGACTCCGACCGCGCCCCGGCACCGCCGCCTCCACCGCCCAAGCCGCTGACCTACACCCAGTATCTCGAACGCGAAGTGCTCGATCACCGCGACCGCCAGGCCCAGGAGACGCTCGCCTTTCACTACCTCTCTTTCGAGAAACCGCTCCAGGCCATCCCGCATCTGGAGATGATCGCCTTCCTCAAAAAAAGCCCGCGCGCCGGTGAGGCTGCCTACGAGCTCTCCCGCATCGCCGCCGCCAGCGGCGCCGCGCCTGATCGCGCGCGTTTCCAAAAATACCTCACCGAAGCCGTCGCTCTCGGCTACCCGCCCGCACTCTTCGCTCAAGGCAGCGCATGGATTTTCGGGGACGAAAAAAACGGCGTTACCCCCGCACCCGCCAAAGGCGAAGCGGTCCTCCATCAAGTCATCAAGACGGGCGACGGCTGGCATAGCCGCGCGGCGGGAAAAATCCTCTTCAAAGAATATTACCTGGGCGCGCATCTCCCCGCCGATCCCGCCAAGGCCATCGCCGTGACGCAGCGGATGCACAAGATCACCACGATCAAAGCCGTCGATAACGATCACGAGGATCGCTACACCGAACTCCTCATCGCCAGCCCCGGCGGCTGGGCCGAGCACCACGAAGAGATCATCCGCTCCATTGAACGGAACTTCGGTTCGATGCTCTACCCCGACAAAGCCGAGCGCATGACGCGTATCTACCTCGGCCTCGACGAAGAGGTCGCCGCCCACGTTGAGCCCAACCGCGAAAAAGCCGCCGAAGCCCTCCGCAATCTCGCCCGCCTCTCCCCCGCGCGCGCCCTGCCCTATCTCTCCGTCGTCCTCGAAGCCGGTCCGCAGCACAACCCGGCCGGCGCTTATCAGATCTTGAAAAAACTCCAGGAGGATAACCCCACCGACCCCAAGTGGATCAGCCTCACCGCCGATCTCCTCGCCAATCTCTACGGCGACAACTTTGAACCCGCACTGCTGCAAGCATACCTCGCGTCCCTCGATTCTCCGAAGGCCACGTCCGCGCAGCTCCTCGGTGCCGCCCGCTACTTCGTCACCGGCGGCCAGCGCGTGCGCGCCGACTCCGAACGCGGCGTCCGCACGTACGAACGTCTCCTGAGCAAAGACCGCTACGCCTACGACGAACACGAATACACCGCCAACCTGGAGCTGCACCGCCTCCAGCTGGTCGGCACCGCCGTTCCTCAACAAGTCCCCTACGCGCTCCAGCAACTCGAAGACATCATCAGCAACGAAACGTCCGACACTTACCCGCAACGCGCCTTGCTCGCCTCCGTTTACCGCACCGGCCTCTACGCTCCGCGCGATCTCGCCCGCGCCCGCTCCATCGTCTCCATCGCCGCTCATCACGATTACCCGCCAGCCGAGTACGAATACGCCGCCACCTTGCACGCATGGGACAACCCATCCGAGCCGCTCGACGACAGCGACCGCGAGAGCGCCTTCTCTTTATTGAAACACGCCGCCGACACCGGCCTCACCGAAGCCCGCCTGCTGCTCGCGCAATTCTACCGCGAAGGTTTTGGCGTCGCCAAAGATCCCGCCCAGGCGCTCGCCATCTACGAAGCAGGAACCGCCACCGAAATCCCCGCCGCCTTCGCCGGACTCGCCGCCCTGCGCCTCGACTCCAGCACTTCACTACACGACGAAGCCGCCGGATTCACCGCCGCAAGAACCGGTGCCGATCTGGGCGACATCACCGCACTCTACCTCGCCGGCGAATGCTATCTCAACGGCCGAGGCACCGCCGTCGATGCTGGCGAAGCCGTGGCCTGTTTCCACATCGCCGCCGACAACGGCCACTGGCCTTCCGCGCTTCTCGCCGCCCGCGTCCTCGTTAACGGCGCCCCCGGCGTCGAGCGTGATCCCGACCGCGCCATCGCCCTCCTCGAACTGGCCGCCAAAGAAAACACCAACGACATTCAGTACGCACTCGGCCAGCTCTTCCGCTCCGGCGATCTCGTCCCGGCCAACGAAGAACGCGCACGCCACTGGTTCAAACGCGCGGCCGACCGCGGCCACTCCGCCGCCGCCGACCAAGTCCGCTGA
- a CDS encoding low molecular weight protein-tyrosine-phosphatase yields MDQGKTRVLFVCMGNICRSPAAECVMRTLVAKAGRSAQVEIGSAGTIGMHAGELPDARMRAAALKRGYALTSRARKFTAEDFAAYDLILTMDEENRRNVLALAKTEEDRARVRAFCEFCERHDDEEVPDPYYGGPQGFEHVLDLLEDGCRGILESLRERK; encoded by the coding sequence ATGGACCAAGGCAAGACGCGTGTGCTGTTTGTGTGCATGGGAAACATCTGTCGTTCGCCGGCGGCTGAATGCGTGATGCGTACGCTCGTAGCGAAGGCGGGGCGGTCGGCGCAGGTGGAGATCGGGTCGGCTGGAACGATCGGGATGCACGCGGGAGAGCTGCCGGATGCGCGGATGCGCGCGGCGGCTTTGAAACGCGGATACGCTCTTACGAGCCGGGCGAGGAAATTCACGGCGGAGGATTTTGCGGCGTACGATCTGATCCTGACGATGGATGAGGAGAACCGGCGCAACGTGCTCGCGCTGGCGAAGACGGAGGAAGACCGGGCGCGGGTGCGGGCGTTCTGCGAGTTCTGCGAGCGGCATGACGACGAAGAGGTGCCCGATCCGTACTATGGTGGCCCGCAGGGATTCGAGCATGTGCTCGATCTGCTGGAGGATGGGTGTCGCGGAATCTTGGAGTCGCTGCGCGAGCGGAAGTAG